In Falco naumanni isolate bFalNau1 chromosome 5, bFalNau1.pat, whole genome shotgun sequence, the following are encoded in one genomic region:
- the LOC121089288 gene encoding zinc finger protein 239-like, whose translation MSENEGHLQPDGLQAAEPPGAISDFFVREASLPSCDGAASHPRPDFFPPEPEPEKTSRCGFRKRKETVVHQRAFMGEKPYICIECGQSFNRSSDLIRHQRIHTGEKPYMCADCGKSFSRRSHLIQHQRVHTGERPYQCKDCGKSFSQSTHLVQHQRNHTGERPYVCAKCGRNFYQNSGLLRHANFHTGEKPYKCPQCGKRFSDSSNLIAHQRLHTGEKPYKCADCNKCFSESSKLVIHRRVHTGEKPYLCPDCGKSFSQRSHLVQHRRTHTGEKPYKCAECGTCFSDNSTLIRHRRTHTGEKPFKCSHCGKSFSRNSYLVSHQRVHVW comes from the coding sequence ATGAGCGAGAATGAGGGGCATCTCCAGCCAgatgggctgcaggcagccgaGCCCCCTGGGGCCATTTCGGACTTTTTCGTGAGGGAAGCCTCTCTGCCAAGCTGCGACGGGGCAGCATCCCATCCAAGGCCAgactttttccccccagagCCGGAGCCGGAGAAAACTTCTCGCTGCGGCTTCCGGAAGCGTAAGGAGACGGTGGTGCACCAGCGAGCATTCATGGGAGAGAAGCCCTACATCTGCATCGAGTGCGGGCAGAGCTTCAACCGCAGCTCCGACCTGATCCGCCACCAGAGGATCCACACTGGGGAGAAGCCGTACATGTGTGCTGACTGTGGCAAGAGCTTCAGCCGCCGCTCCCACCTTATCCAGCACCAGCGCGTCCACACGGGCGAGCGGCCATACCAATGTAAGGACTGCGGGAAGAGCTTCAGCCAGAGCACACACCTGGTGCAGCACCAGCGCAACCACACTGGCGAGAGGCCTTATGTCTGCGCCAAGTGTGGAAGGAACTTCTACCAGAACTCAGGCCTGCTCCGCCACGCAAACTTTCACACAGGCGAGAAACCCTACAAGTGCCCCCAGTGCGGGAAGCGCTTCAGCGACAGCTCCAACCTCATTGCCCACCAGCGGCTCCACACGGGTGAGAAGCCCTACAAGTGTGCTGACTGCAACAAGTGCTTCAGTGAGAGCTCGAAGCTGGTCATTCACCGGCGTGTCCACACAGGTGAGAAGCCATACTTGTGCCCTGACTGCGGGAAGAGTTTCAGCCAGCGCTCGCACCTTGTCCAGCACCGTCGCACCCACACTGGAGAGAAGCCCTACAAGTGTGCCGAGTGTGGGACCTGCTTCAGTGACAACTCTACCCTCATACGTCATCGTCGTACCCACACTGGGGAGAAACCTTTCAAGTGCTCCCACTGTGGGAAGAGCTTCAGTCGTAACTCTTACTTAGTCTCACACCAGCGGGTGCATGTGTGGTAG